From Amyelois transitella isolate CPQ chromosome 4, ilAmyTran1.1, whole genome shotgun sequence, one genomic window encodes:
- the LOC106138400 gene encoding neuronal membrane glycoprotein M6-a, which translates to MGEACQACLTRVPHATLIATIMCCLGVGVFCGTMYRGSSLSILMFDEVFHFRLIWIEALQMIFIVGSACMAALGFMLLCLGCLTTGATRQRVYRAWRARVGGRISCAVFMVITYILTFVWIILLGFLVITTFLFTIFWKLCSKPKNIDLSTCIDFTQFDFMFPSVVKQEDMRICEAHKVKLFCKDYVEKAEFMFILAMVSCVLVILSLVHYLMCLSANYAHIRDHDKFQELQELQYLANNDMHSSKDRF; encoded by the coding sequence atgggTGAAGCGTGCCAGGCCTGCCTGACGAGAGTACCTCATGCAACCTTAATCGCTACAATAATGTGTTGTTTGGGCGTGGGAGTGTTTTGTGGCACAATGTATAGAGGATCTTCTCTTTCTATCCTTATGTTTGATGAAGTATTCCACTTTCGTCTGATTTGGATTGAAGCTCTGCAGATGATTTTCATCGTGGGAAGTGCTTGTATGGCAGCACTAGGATTCATGCTCCTATGCTTAGGTTGCCTCACTACAGGTGCAACTAGACAAAGGGTATACAGGGCATGGAGAGCCCGAGTTGGAGGAAGAATATCCTGTGCTGTGTTCATGGTCATCACTTACATCTTGACATTTGTCTGGATAATACTTCTAGGATTCTTAGTGATAACAACTTTCTTGTTCACAATTTTCTGGAAACTTTGCTCAAAGCCAAAAAACATTGACTTATCAACATGCATCGACTTTACCCagtttgattttatgtttcCTTCAGTTGTCAAACAAGAGGATATGAGAATATGTGAAGCTCACAAAGTTAAACTTTTCTGCAAAGATTATGTTGAGAAAGCAGAATTTATGTTCATTCTGGCAATGGTTTCATGTGTACTAGTTATATTGAGTTTGGTGCATTATTTAATGTGCTTATCTGCCAACTATGCACACATCAGAGATCATGACAAATTCCAAGAATTGCAAGAGCTTCAGTATCTTGCTAACAATGACATGCATTCATCTAAAGACAGATTCTAG